The DNA window TCGCCGGGACCACCGATCAGCTCGGGCAGCCGGGCCACCCGCTCGAGGTAGCGACGCACCAGGCCATCGTCGGCGGGGGTGACCGGCGTGCGGGCGATCGGCTCGCCGACCGCCTCGATGCAGCGCTCGATCTCGGTATCGGCCGGGGCGATCAGCTGCGCGCCGCCGTCCAGGTACACCTTGTAGCCGTTGTCCGTCGCGGGATTGTGCGATGCGGTGATCTGTACTCCGGCAACGGCTCCCAGTTCACGCACCGCGTAGGCGACGATCGGCGTGGGCAGTGGGCGCGGCAGCAGTGTCACCGGAAAGCCCGCGGCGGCAAAGATTTCCGCGGTGGCGATGGCGAACTCGGCGGAGCCGTGCCGCGCGTCGCGGCCGACGACCACCGCGCCGCCGCCGAGACAGCGGTCGCGCAGCCAATCGGCGAGTCCCGCCGTCGCCCTGCTCACGGTGGTCGGGTTCATCCCGTCGGGGCCGTCCCGCAACGGCCCGCGCAGCCCGGCGGTGCCGAAGCGCAGCATCTAGAGCCGTTCCAGTACGCCGCGCAGCAGTTTGCCCAATCGCGGTGCGGCCGCATGTCCTTCGGCGAGTACCTCGGCATGGGACAGATGCGCACCGGTGACGCCCGCGGCGAGATTGGTGACCAGCGAGATGCCGAGCACCTTCGCGCCGAGCGCTCGGGCCGCGATCACCTCCAGCACAGTCGACATGCCGACCAGATCCGCGCCCATGGTGCGCAGCATCCGGATCTCGGCGGGGGTTTCGTACTGCGGTCCGGTCAGGCCCGCGTATACGCCATCGGTCAGACTCGGGTCGATTTCCCTTGCCAGCGCGCGTAATTCGGGATCCCACGCGTCCACGAGGTCGACGAAGGTCGCCCCGGTCAACGGCGTGCGGCCGGTGAGATTGAGATGGTCGCCGATCAGCACCGGCTCACCGACGTACAGCCCATCCCGGATTCCGCCCGCGGCATTGGTGAGCACCACGGTTTCCGCGCCCGCCGCGATCGCCGCGCGCACCGGATGCACGACATCGCTCGGCTGATACCCCTCGTACAGATGCTGACGTCCCATCAGCAGCAATACCGGGGTATCGTCGACGGCCACCGAATGCACCATCCCGACATGCCCCTGCGCGCTCGGCGTCCCGAACCCGGGCAGCTCCGGCATCGGCACCGACGCGGACGCCGTGCCGATCTCCGCGGCCGCCTCCTGCCACCCCGAGCCGAGCACCACCGCAACCCGGTGACGCGGCACTCCCGTACGTTCGGCGATCGCCTTCGCGGCCTGTTCGGCAAGCATGACCACACTGTATCTTTTGGCCGCGCCTGCGGCGCGGCGTGTTCGCGGCCCCTGGATGTCTCGCGTCCGAGCCGTCGAGACTCGCGACTGCGTCGCATGCGCTTCGACGGCTCGGACGCGGGACGGGCCGCGAACGGTCGCTCGTAAGACTCGCTCCGTGGTGGTTACGGAGGTGGCTATCTGACGACCAGGTGTTCGCGATGCGACCTGCCGAGGGTTAGCTACCCACGAGTAGGGGAACCGATAAGGACCCGTTACGCTGCACGCATGCCGTATCTGGGACGTGAAGGGGATGTGTTTGTCGTCTACCTCGGGAACGAGGGGCAGACCGACAGCGAGAACCGTTTCCATCCGGATTGGATCGATGAATTCCACGGCCTGCTCGATCAGGTCGAGGCGTCCGAGGGACCGGCGGCGCTGGTCACCACGGCGACCGGGAAGTTCTACAGCAACGGGCTCGACACCGACTGGCTGTTCGCCAACCTCGACAAGATGCACGGCTACCTCGACCGTGTGCACACCGTCTACTCCCGGCTGCTCACCTTCCCGATGCCGACGGTGGCCGCCATCAACGGTCACGCCTTCGGCGCGGGCGCGATGCTGGCCACCTCGCACGACTTCCGGGTGATGCGCGGCGACCGCGGCTTCTGGTGCCTGCCCGAGGTGCACCTGGGCATGCCGTTCACCGTCGGCATGAACGCGCTGCTCACCGAGCGGCTCACCAATCAGGTCTGCGTGCAGGCCATGACCGCCGGGCATCGCTTCGCCGCGGACGAGGCGATCGCCGCGGGCATTGTCGACGCCAAGGCCGATGCTGATGTGTTGCTGACGTCCGCGATCGAGCGCGCCGCCGCGCTCGCAGCAAACCGCAAGCCGAATCTGCCGGTGATCAAGCGGTCGCTGCACGCCAAGGCGCTGACCGGTCTCGCCACCCCGACCACCCCGGAGAATCTGGCGTTCGCCCCGGGTTAACCGCAGCCTGATCGCAACTATTGCGCGGCGGGTTCGCCCCGCGCCGGGGCGTGGGCCGCACCTGATCAGCGGCGCAGTGCGACACTGTGTGCCATGCCACCACCGCGCAGCGGCCACCCCGATTCCCGCACTGACGATGACGTCGCGCGCACGGATGCTGATCGTTGCGAGCGACCTGCGAGCAGTCGCTACGAGGCGATGGTGTCGGACGCGATCGAGGCCGCGACCGCCCAACTGATCGATCTCTCGCACGCCATCCACGCCGAACCGGAGCTGGCGTTCCAGGAGACCCGCAGCGTCGCCAAGACCATCGCGCCGCTGGCCGAACGCGGCTTCGAGATCCAGACCGGCATCGCCGAGCTGCCCACGGCGTTCCGCGCCAGCTATGGCTCCGGTGATCTCACCGTCGGCATCTGCGCCGAGTACGACGCGCTGCCCGGCATCGGACATGCCTGCGGGCACAACATCATTGCCGCCGCCGCGGTCGGCGCCGCGCTCGGTCTGGCCGAGGTCGCCGACGCGCTCGGCATCACCGTCGTCGTGCTCGGCACCCCCGCCGAGGAGAGTGGCGGCGGCAAGGTGCTGATGCTCGAACGGGGTGTCTTCGACGATGTCGCGATGGCGATGATGGTGCATCCGGGCCCCATCGACATCGTGGATGCGCGCTCGCTGGCGCTGGCCGATCTGTCGGTGATGTTCCACGGCCGCGAGGCGCATGCCAGCGCCGCGCCGGAAATGGGTCGCAACGCGGGTGACGCGGTGACCGTCGCGCAGGTTGCTCTTGGATTGCTGCGTCAGCATCTCCGACCCGGACAGCAACTTCACGGTATAGTCAGCGACGGTGGCGTGGCCCCCAACATCGTGCCCGGACGTGCGGAACTGCTGTATTACCTACGCGCAGTCGACTCCGCATCCCTCGACGATCTGATGCGACGAGCGTCGGCTTGTTTCGAGGCGGGTGCGTTGGCAACCGGCTGCACCCACGAGATCCGGACGGTTGCGCCGACATATACCGAGCTAACGCCCGATTCGGCACTACTGTGTGCCTATCGCGAGCAGATCGTCGGTTTGGGCCGGGTGCCGATCGCACCGGAACTCGAGGCGCAGCGACCGCTCGGGAGTACGGATATGGGCAACGTCACCAACGTCATTCCGGGCATCCATCCGGTCATCGGCATAGATGCCGGTGGGGCGGTGACTCATCAGCCCGGCTTCGCCGCGGCCAGTGTCAACGCCTCGGCGGATCGTGCGGTAACCGATGGCGCGCTCGCGCTCGCGTGTACCGCCATCGCGATAGCCCGCGATGAAGTACATAGAAGCAGGTTGTTGCAACAGCTCGTTCAACGACAGGAGGACATTCGGTGAGCACTACCGGCCGTTTGGCGGCGCGGGTTACCGCCCCCGGTGCGGCAGCGGGTGTGACCACGGGGAATCAAGCCACGGGAGATTCGGCTGACGGAAATTCGGCCAACGGACATTCGGAGAGCGTCGTAATGGCGGATATCGTGCAGACCGGGCAGGACGCGGTCGAGTCATGGTTGGCCGACCATACGGTCGATCTCGTCCAGTGGCGTCGCCACATCCACGCCAACCCGGAGCTTTCCCGCACCGAATTCGGCACCACCGAGTTTGTCGCGACGTGGCTGACCAAGGCCGGACTCTCGCCGCAGAAGATGCCCAACGGCACCGGAGTGCTCTGTGATATCGGCCCGACGGACGCGCCGCGGATCGGCCTGCGCGCAGATATGGACGCGCTGCCGCTGCAGGAGTTCACCGGGCTGAGCTTCGCCTCCACGGTCCCCGGCGTCTCGCACGCCTGTGGCCACGACGCGCACACCACGATTCTGCTCGGCACCGCGCTCGCGCTGGCCGATATGCGGCTGCCGGTGGGCGTGCGGTTCGTATTCCAGCCCGCCGAAGAGGTCATGCCGGGTGGTGCGATCGATATGGTCGCCGCCGGGGCGATGGCGGGCGTGGACCGAATCTTCGCACTGCACTGCGATCCCCGGCTCGAGGTCGGCCGCATCGGCATCCGGGTCGGTGCGATCACCTCGGCCGCCGACACCATCGAACTGGTCCTGGATTCCCCTGGTGGCCACACCTCGCGCCCGCACCTGACCAGCGACCTGGTCTACGCCATCGGCACGGTGATCACCGGACTGCCCGGCCTGCTCAGCCGCCGCATCGACCCGCGCACCAGCACAGTCATGGTCTGGGGTGCGGTCAGTGCGGGCAAAGCGCCCAACGCGATTCCGCAGACCGGCATGCTCACCGGCACCGTCCGTACCGGCGATCACGCGACCTGGTCGTTGCTGGAACCGATGGTGCGCGAGATCGTGGACGGTCTGCTCGCCCCGACCGGGGTGCGCTACCAGTTGAACTACAAGCGCGGCGTGCCGCCGGTGGTCAACGACGAACATTCGACCCGGATATTCGAGGACGCGATCCGCGCGATCGGCCCGGACGCACTGGCCGACACCATGCAGTCCGGCGGCGGCGAGGACTTCTCCTGGTACCTGGAGGAGGTGCCCGGCGCGATGGCCCGCCTCGGCGTCTGGTCCGGTCACGGCGAGCAGTTGGATCTGCACCAGCCGAACTTCGACATCGACGAGCGCGCGCTCGCGGTCGGGGTTCGAGTGCTCAGCAATATCGTGCTCAGCGCGGGCTGACAGCAAAAATACGGAAGCGGCCGATCCGAATGGATCGGCCGCTGTTGCGTCGAGCTCAGTTGCCGAAGAAGCCGGGACCGACGTTCTTGCTGTTGCGGGTGCGTAGCGCGTGCACGTATTCCGCTGGCGCGCCGGCCTTTTCGGCCGCGTCGGCCATTACGCCGATATAGCGCGCCGACGGCAGCCCGCCCTCGTACGCGTCGAGGACATACAGCCAGGCCAGGATTGGGTCGGAACCGCTGCCCGGGCTCGGCGTCACCCGTAGCCGGATCTTGCGGTGGATGCCGAAGTCGGAGCCCTCCCAGCGGTCCAGGCGCTGCTCGTCCTCGGGGGATACGTCGTAGAGCACGACGAATACTCGGGAGCCCGGCTCCTCGACAACGGTGGCCAGCGGGCCCTCCCAGCCGATGTCGTCACCGCTGAAGGTGAGGCGCCAGCCCTCCAACCAGCCTGTCCCGGACATGGGGGAGTGCGGACAGCGCTCGAGCATCTGGGACGAGTCCATGTTCGACCCGTAGGCGGCGTAGATCGGCACGACGCAAGGGTATCCAATAACCTGCGCGCCTCGTCTCTATCCCGGCGAGATGACAGTGTGTTCGCCAGCTAACGTTGACCACCGGCACCGGAGATCCCGGTCGAACAGCTCCAGCGGAGGTATCCATGACCCGCATAGCGATCATCGGTGGCGGACCGGCCGGTTACGAAGCGGCATTGGTGGCGGCCCAACACGGGGCCACGGTCACCCTGATCGATTGCGACGGCATCGGCGGGGCGTGCGTCCTGTGGGACTGTGTGCCGTCCAAGACCTTCATCGCCTCGACCGGCGTGCGCACCGACCTGCGTCGCGCCCGTGACCTGGGCATTACGCTCGATCCGAGCCAGGCCCAGATCGAACTCGGCGAGGTGAACGCGCGCGTGAAGGCGCTCGCGCTCGCGCAGTCCTCCGATATCCGATCCAAGGTGCAGGCCGCCGGAGTGACGGTAATGGCTGGGCGCGGACAGCTCAGCGATCGGGCCTCCGGGATGGCCGCGCACCGCGTGCGCGCGCTGCTGGCCGATGGCACCGAGCAGTTCATCGAGGCCGAAGTGGTGTTGATCGCGACCGGTGCGAGCCCGCGCGTGTTGCCCGGCGCCGAGCCCGATGGCGAGCGCATCCTGAACTGGCGTCAGCTCTACGACTTGGCGGAGCTGCCGGAGACCCTGGTGGTGGTCGGTTCCGGTGTGACCGGCGCCGAATTCGTCTCCGCCTATACCGAGATGGGCGTACGGGTGAAATTGGTCTCGAGCCGCGACCGCGTGCTGCCCGGTGAAGACGCCGACGCCGCCCTCGTGCTCGAGGACGCACTCGCCGAACGTGGTGTCGAGCTGGTCAAACATGCGCGCGCCGATGCGGTGGAGCGCACCGCCGAGGGCATCGTGGTCAAGCTGTCGGACGGCCGCACCGTCACCGGCACGCACGCGCTGATGACCGTGGGCTCGATCCCGAACACCGACGACCTCGGTCTGGAACGAGTCGGCATCGAACTCGACCGTGGTGGTTACCTGCGGGTGGACCGAGTGTCGCGGACCTCGGTGCCCGGTATCTACGCGGCCGGCGACTGCACCGGTCTACTGCCGCTGGCCTCGGTGGCCGCGATGCAGGGTCGGATCGCGATGTACCACGCGCTGGGTGAGGGCGTCAGCCCGATTCGGTTGAAGACCGTCGCCTCGGCGGTGTTCACCCGTCCGGAGATCGCGACCGTCGGCGTGAGCCAGACCGCCATCGATAACGGTGAGGTGCCCGCGCGCACGGTGATGCTGCCGCTGAATACCAACCCGCGCGCCAAGATGTCGGGTCTGCGACGGGGTTTCGTCAAGATCTTCTGTCGGCCCGCGACCGGTGTGGTCATCGGTGGCGTGGTGGTCGCGCCGATCGCCTCGGAGCTGATCCTGCCGATCGCGCTCGCGGTACAGAACAATCTGACCGTGAACGATCTCGCCCAGACCTTCTCGGTATACCCGTCGCTCACCGGCTCGGTGACCGAGGCCGCGCGCCTGCTCATGCGGCACGACGACCTGGATTAACAGCTGTGTTGGATTTGCCGCACCTGCGATAGGGCCGCGAACATCGCCCGTAAGACTCGCTCCGTCGTGGCCAATTACGCGGTCGATCTCTGGTGCCCCGAGTCTTACTGTCTTGTCTGAACTTTCACCGCGTTGCCAGGCAGGCCCGCATGTGGTTCACTTCCCGCAGAGATGCGATCGGCGGGCGATCGCGAGGGTTCTGTGTGGGGGGATCGATCCTTTCCAGCGGGAACGGCGAACGGCCGCATGGTCGTTCGCCGCTCCTGCTTCAGGGGCCAAGCGTCTCACCAGGGATAACTGTGTGTGACCGAGTCGGTCGCACCCGGGAAAGGGATTGCGAAAAGTGAAACATCGTAAGCCGAGTCGGGCGCAGCGAGCGATGGCGAGCACATCGTTGCCGCTGGCCACCGCGGCGGCCGTGGCCACTCTCTTCGCGGCGCCGGCGGGGGCAGTTCCGGATCAGCCGAGTACTCCGACCAACCCGGCACCGGCCCCGGCCGATCCGGGCACCAGTGCGCCGACGGATCAGGCACAGCCGGAGACCACCAAGCCGGACCCAGGTAAGCCGGAGACCAAGCCGACGCCGAGTCAGCCCGGCGTCACCACCCCGGACCCCAATCAGGTGATGCCGAATCAGCCGAAGGATCCGAAGCTGTCCGTGCCGACGCAGCCGGGTGTCACCACCCCGCGCGTCGCACCGCTGCCGGTGCCCGGCCAGACCGGTCCCGCGATCCCCGCGGTCGTACCGGAGACGGCCCCCGGCACCACGCCGAAGCCCGCCGAGCCGGGTGCGGTGAACCCGACCGATCCCAACGCCCGGACCGCGCAGCAGCCGGAGACCGAGACGCTGGTGCAGCAGCCGCGCTGGCAGGCACCGCGCTTCCAGCAGGCGCCCGCCGCCCCGGTCGTCGAGATGGACGGTCCGCACCAGGAGATCAGCGCCAATATCGATGGTGGTTCACTGGCCTCGGGTTACGTGGCCAACACCCATCACTTCAACAACGCCGACGGCTATGTCGGCACCATCGGGTACCGCACCCCGACCGGTGCGGGCGAGGCCGGTGTCTCGGTCGAGTACATCGGCGCCAATACCGTCAAGGTCACCAGCTACACCGGTGGCGAGGGTCTGGCCGATAACAAGACCGAGCTGGTCCTCGACACCACCCAGGCGAACCTGGCCAAGGCCGCGGTCGAGCACTGGATTCGGGAACAGCCGGGCGGCGAAGCTGCGCTCGAGGCCGCCGCGCAAGTTAAACTTCCGGTGCCGCCAGGCGAACTGGCTCCGCAGACGGTCAACGTTGCCGGGGTCACCACCCAGTGGGGTGGGTCACTCCAGTACTGACACGAGCTGATTCGACGGGTGGGGCGGTCGTTCGCGACCGCCCCACACGTGTGTCCTGGGGAAAGGATTTGGTGTGGGCTCCGTGGGTGATGGCAAGGACAACGAATCCGACCAGTCCGGGTCGGAGTTCGGTCCCCCGTTGGACGATTTCGGCCCGCCGGTCTCCGAATTCGGTCCGCCGGTGGGCGAATTCGGTCCGCCGACGGGCGATTTCGGCCCGCCGACGGGCGATTTCGGCCCGCCGACGGGTGGACAGGTTCGACCGCAGTGGGCCGTGCCGGAACCGGCCACCGATCATCCCGAGCTGATCTGGCGTCCTGCCGACGAGCCGCCGTCGGTGCCGCCGCCCCCGCCGCAGTACCGCGCGCCGGACTCGACGGTGTTCGGCGATGCGCCGCCACCCCCACCCCCACCGACGCGGCGTCCGCAGCCGCCGGTCGAACCGGATCCCACCGAGGCCACCGTCCGGCACACGACGCCGCCCCCGGCGCAGCGCGAGACCTGGTGGAACAGCCCCACCGAGTCCGGCGGCGTGCCGACCCCGCCACCCGAGCCGCCGGGCCTGTCATGGGCCGACGATCCGATCGCCAAACGTCTTGCGCCGAAACTGCTCTCCGATGAGATCGCCGCTACGCCGTCCCGGTCGGGTTCGCGCGGCCGGTGGATCGCGCTCGGTGTGTTGGCCGCGGTCGTGGTGGCGCTCGCGCTCGTGGTGACCTTCGTCGCGGTCAGCCGCGACGACAACACCAGCCCGAAGGCGGCACCGCCGCCACCGCCGAGCACCTCCGCCGCATTGAGCTGTCCGGCCAGTAAGGACGGCAGGGTGACCCGGGGTAACGGCCAGGGCGACACGTCCAGTGGCGCGGGCGCGATTCTCGGCTTCCAGTACGAGTTCTACGTCGACCGCAATGGCGAGAAGGCCAGGAAGTATGTAGCGCCGGACGCGGAGAACGTCTCTACCGCCGAGATCATCCAGCAGGCCATCAATGACCAGATCCCGGTCGGCAGCACACATTGCCTGCGGGTCGCCGAGGTCGCCGGCGACACCTTCGAGGTGGATCTGACCGAGCATCGTCCCGACGGCACGACCAATGTGTACCGGCAGACCGTGACCACGGTGGACCGGGACGGCAAGACCGTGATCTTCGCGATTCGGGAGCGGATCTGACGCTCCG is part of the Nocardia sp. NBC_00565 genome and encodes:
- a CDS encoding purine-nucleoside phosphorylase gives rise to the protein MLAEQAAKAIAERTGVPRHRVAVVLGSGWQEAAAEIGTASASVPMPELPGFGTPSAQGHVGMVHSVAVDDTPVLLLMGRQHLYEGYQPSDVVHPVRAAIAAGAETVVLTNAAGGIRDGLYVGEPVLIGDHLNLTGRTPLTGATFVDLVDAWDPELRALAREIDPSLTDGVYAGLTGPQYETPAEIRMLRTMGADLVGMSTVLEVIAARALGAKVLGISLVTNLAAGVTGAHLSHAEVLAEGHAAAPRLGKLLRGVLERL
- a CDS encoding enoyl-CoA hydratase-related protein, translating into MPYLGREGDVFVVYLGNEGQTDSENRFHPDWIDEFHGLLDQVEASEGPAALVTTATGKFYSNGLDTDWLFANLDKMHGYLDRVHTVYSRLLTFPMPTVAAINGHAFGAGAMLATSHDFRVMRGDRGFWCLPEVHLGMPFTVGMNALLTERLTNQVCVQAMTAGHRFAADEAIAAGIVDAKADADVLLTSAIERAAALAANRKPNLPVIKRSLHAKALTGLATPTTPENLAFAPG
- a CDS encoding M20 family metallopeptidase, which codes for MVSDAIEAATAQLIDLSHAIHAEPELAFQETRSVAKTIAPLAERGFEIQTGIAELPTAFRASYGSGDLTVGICAEYDALPGIGHACGHNIIAAAAVGAALGLAEVADALGITVVVLGTPAEESGGGKVLMLERGVFDDVAMAMMVHPGPIDIVDARSLALADLSVMFHGREAHASAAPEMGRNAGDAVTVAQVALGLLRQHLRPGQQLHGIVSDGGVAPNIVPGRAELLYYLRAVDSASLDDLMRRASACFEAGALATGCTHEIRTVAPTYTELTPDSALLCAYREQIVGLGRVPIAPELEAQRPLGSTDMGNVTNVIPGIHPVIGIDAGGAVTHQPGFAAASVNASADRAVTDGALALACTAIAIARDEVHRSRLLQQLVQRQEDIR
- a CDS encoding M20 family metallopeptidase, which gives rise to MADIVQTGQDAVESWLADHTVDLVQWRRHIHANPELSRTEFGTTEFVATWLTKAGLSPQKMPNGTGVLCDIGPTDAPRIGLRADMDALPLQEFTGLSFASTVPGVSHACGHDAHTTILLGTALALADMRLPVGVRFVFQPAEEVMPGGAIDMVAAGAMAGVDRIFALHCDPRLEVGRIGIRVGAITSAADTIELVLDSPGGHTSRPHLTSDLVYAIGTVITGLPGLLSRRIDPRTSTVMVWGAVSAGKAPNAIPQTGMLTGTVRTGDHATWSLLEPMVREIVDGLLAPTGVRYQLNYKRGVPPVVNDEHSTRIFEDAIRAIGPDALADTMQSGGGEDFSWYLEEVPGAMARLGVWSGHGEQLDLHQPNFDIDERALAVGVRVLSNIVLSAG
- a CDS encoding gamma-glutamylcyclotransferase, which produces MPIYAAYGSNMDSSQMLERCPHSPMSGTGWLEGWRLTFSGDDIGWEGPLATVVEEPGSRVFVVLYDVSPEDEQRLDRWEGSDFGIHRKIRLRVTPSPGSGSDPILAWLYVLDAYEGGLPSARYIGVMADAAEKAGAPAEYVHALRTRNSKNVGPGFFGN
- a CDS encoding NAD(P)H-quinone dehydrogenase, encoding MTRIAIIGGGPAGYEAALVAAQHGATVTLIDCDGIGGACVLWDCVPSKTFIASTGVRTDLRRARDLGITLDPSQAQIELGEVNARVKALALAQSSDIRSKVQAAGVTVMAGRGQLSDRASGMAAHRVRALLADGTEQFIEAEVVLIATGASPRVLPGAEPDGERILNWRQLYDLAELPETLVVVGSGVTGAEFVSAYTEMGVRVKLVSSRDRVLPGEDADAALVLEDALAERGVELVKHARADAVERTAEGIVVKLSDGRTVTGTHALMTVGSIPNTDDLGLERVGIELDRGGYLRVDRVSRTSVPGIYAAGDCTGLLPLASVAAMQGRIAMYHALGEGVSPIRLKTVASAVFTRPEIATVGVSQTAIDNGEVPARTVMLPLNTNPRAKMSGLRRGFVKIFCRPATGVVIGGVVVAPIASELILPIALAVQNNLTVNDLAQTFSVYPSLTGSVTEAARLLMRHDDLD